Proteins found in one Paraburkholderia caballeronis genomic segment:
- the lptF gene encoding LPS export ABC transporter permease LptF translates to MIFERSLQRELAYTAGAVFMVLLTIMLTTMMIRIVGFAASGQIDPRDVLVLIGLTVIGYMAVMLIVTLFVSILFVLTRWYKDSEMVVWLASGASLTRLIKPIAIFTTPILILVLFFAFIGWPWSNAQSKLIRQRFQQRDEVSLLAPGQFRESPTTHRVFFIESMSPDQSRVENVFVTSTENGKVNVIVSKTGHTETRDNGDRFVVLENGRRYDGEPGHPDFRIMEFQRYGVKIQSQPVVPVQTASSTSTPGLLRSPTPDNLGELAWRAGLPLIAINLMLLAIPLAYQNPRRSRTINLVMAVLIYLTYSNLLNVVQSWIEQGKMSFGLGLVGLHVVVFALVVFIFWLRVRNRPLISRAMFSRASQRS, encoded by the coding sequence ATGATCTTCGAACGCTCCCTGCAGCGCGAACTCGCGTACACGGCCGGCGCCGTGTTCATGGTTCTGCTCACGATCATGCTGACGACGATGATGATCCGCATCGTCGGCTTCGCTGCGTCCGGCCAGATCGACCCGCGCGACGTGCTGGTCCTGATCGGCCTGACCGTGATCGGCTACATGGCCGTGATGCTGATCGTCACCCTGTTCGTGTCGATCCTGTTCGTGCTCACGCGCTGGTACAAGGATTCCGAAATGGTGGTGTGGCTCGCGTCCGGCGCGAGCCTGACGCGCCTCATCAAGCCGATCGCGATTTTCACGACGCCGATCCTGATCCTCGTCCTCTTTTTCGCATTCATCGGCTGGCCGTGGTCGAACGCGCAGAGCAAGCTGATCCGCCAGCGTTTCCAGCAGCGCGACGAAGTCTCGCTGCTCGCGCCGGGCCAGTTCCGCGAGTCGCCGACCACGCATCGCGTGTTCTTCATCGAGAGCATGTCGCCCGACCAGTCGCGCGTCGAGAACGTGTTCGTGACGAGCACCGAGAACGGCAAGGTCAACGTGATCGTGTCGAAGACCGGCCACACCGAGACGCGCGACAACGGCGACCGCTTCGTCGTGCTCGAAAACGGCCGCCGCTACGACGGCGAGCCGGGCCATCCGGACTTCCGCATCATGGAATTCCAGCGCTACGGCGTGAAGATCCAGAGCCAGCCGGTCGTGCCGGTGCAGACCGCGAGCAGCACGTCGACGCCCGGCCTGCTGCGCTCGCCGACGCCGGACAACCTGGGCGAACTCGCGTGGCGCGCGGGCCTGCCGCTGATCGCGATCAACCTGATGCTGCTCGCGATCCCGCTCGCATACCAGAACCCGCGCCGCAGCCGCACGATCAACCTCGTGATGGCGGTGTTGATCTACCTCACGTACTCGAACCTGCTGAACGTCGTGCAGTCGTGGATCGAGCAGGGCAAGATGTCGTTCGGGCTCGGGCTCGTCGGACTGCACGTCGTCGTGTTCGCGCTTGTCGTGTTCATCTTCTGGCTGCGCGTGCGCAACCGGCCGCTCATTTCGCGCGCGATGTTTTCCCGCGCGTCGCAACGGAGCTGA